One Branchiostoma floridae strain S238N-H82 chromosome 15, Bfl_VNyyK, whole genome shotgun sequence DNA window includes the following coding sequences:
- the LOC118431503 gene encoding uncharacterized protein LOC118431503 — translation MPGGQQQSQTGDTEGTTSTQQAPTDWKSLADAAANIPNNMYVSSAGSGTTPTQQAPTDWKSLADAAANIPNNMYVSSAGPGTTPTQQAPTDWKSVADAAANIPNNMYVSRADAYGTDKKTKWFRLCKRFMQATAAVVVVVIAVLLPYFAVKVTILAEMERGYLWGRPLRTRLAPPGLLDLRAHLVLLAVLERRAPWDQLGPWDRLARMDFLGPLDLREKGGPWARMASQESLGLLDSQEKRGPWDRLDPWDRLDPWGRLDPWDLLVRLESLGLLDSQEKRGPRDRLDPGDRLDPGDRLDPLDVLVRLESLGLLDIRGKMGLWDRPDPWDQLDTGEYVARLESLGLQDIRDKRGPWDRPDPWDQLDTGDNVARLESLDVQDPRGAEGPWGLQDYRDPNLPDHPDVPTPFGVSKKT, via the exons atgccgggagggcagCAGCAGTCCCAGACCGGAGACACAgaag GCACCACATCCACACAGCAGGCACCGACTGATTGGAAGTCCCtcgcggacgccgctgcgaacATACCCAACAACATGTACGTCTCCAGCGCGG GTTCAGGAACCACACCCACACAGCAGGCACCGACTGATTGGAAGTCCCtcgcggacgccgctgcgaacATACCCAACAACATGTACGTCTCCAGCGCGG GTCCAGGAACCACACCCACACAGCAGGCACCGACTGATTGGAAGTCAGTGGCGGATGCCGCTGCGAACATACCCAACAACATGTACGTCTCCCGAGCAG ATGCTTATGGCACGGACAAGAAGACCAAATGGTTCCGCCTGTGCAAGAGGTTTATGCAAGCCACAGCCGCTGTGGTCGTTGTGGTCATCGCCGTACTACTGCCATACTTTGCAG TTAAGGTGACCATTCTTGCTGAGATG GAAAGGGGATACCTATGGGGCAGACCCCTCCGTACAAGGCTGGCCCCGCCGGGCCTGTTGGACCTCCGGGCCCACCTGGTCCTCCTAGCTGTTCTGGAGAGAAGGGCCCCATGGGACCAGCTGGGCCCATGGGACAGACTGGCAAGAATGGACTTCCTGGGCCCcctggacctccgggagaaaGGGGGCCCATGGGCACGGATGGCCAGCCAGGAGTCCCTGGGCCTCCTGGACTCCCAGGAGAAAAGGGGTCCATGGGACCGGCTGGATCCATGGGACCGGCTGGATCCATGGGGCCGGCTGGACCCATGGGACCTACTGGTAAGGCTGGAGTCCCTGGGCCTCCTGGACTCTCAGGAGAAAAGGGGTCCAAGGGACCGGCTGGACCCAGGGGACCGGCTGGATCCAGGGGACCGGCTGGACCCATTGGACGTACTGGTAAGGCTGGAGTCCCTGGGCCTCCTGGACATCCGGGGCAAAATGGGCCTATGGGACCGGCCGGACCCATGGGACCAACTGGACACAGGGGAGTACGTGGCAAGGCTGGAGTCCCTGGGCCTCCAGGACATCCGGGACAAAAGGGGCCCATGGGACCGGCCGGACCCATGGGACCAACTAGACACAGGGGACAACGTGGCAAGGCTAGAGTCCCTGGACGTCCAGGACCCCCGGGGAGCAGAGGGTCCGTGGGGTCTCCAGGATTACCGGGACCCAAACCTGCCGGACCACCCGGACGTCCCGACACCGTTCGGGGTAAGCAAGAAGACGTAG